Proteins from a single region of Segatella copri:
- a CDS encoding ATP-binding protein, with protein sequence MAALKLYPVGIQTFERIRKEDKLYVDKTEYIYRMTHSGGCYFFLSRPRRFGKSLLTSTFQSYFEGKKDLFKGLAIEKLEQEWTEYPVLHFDMSGGKHLEKKELEDYLGYQLANKEATYGITTPQNGANNRLTDLILTAYRKTGKQVVVLIDEYDAPLLDVVHEDTSLQVLRNVMRNFYSPLKMCEPYLRFVFLTGITKFSQMSIFSELNNISNVSMLPQYAGICGITKEELETQMSADIDALGEKLGKTRKETLAALGEYYDGYHFASESPDVFNPFSLLNAMTNGNLDYYWFASGTPTYLINMLNKFQVMPSEIGGCEADKSEFDAPTEKMTTIMPLLYQSGYITIKGYDPETELYLLDIPNKEIRVGLYRSLLPYYIGMNTVKGTTTIAKMSAAIRHNKIDEALEMLQTYLGTIPYCDNTDYEGHYQQMMYVIFSILDNYVDVEVHTPKGRVDMVLRTATHLYLFELKLNQSADVAMKQIDLKEYAKRFALCGLPIVKVGINFDVETHTIKDWKVED encoded by the coding sequence ATGGCTGCATTGAAATTATACCCTGTGGGAATCCAAACTTTTGAGCGAATTCGAAAAGAAGATAAGCTCTATGTTGATAAGACGGAATACATTTACAGAATGACGCATTCTGGTGGATGTTATTTCTTCTTGAGCCGACCACGCCGTTTTGGTAAGTCATTATTGACTTCAACTTTTCAAAGTTATTTCGAGGGTAAGAAGGATTTGTTTAAAGGGCTTGCCATCGAAAAACTGGAGCAGGAGTGGACGGAATATCCTGTGCTGCATTTTGATATGTCGGGTGGCAAGCATCTGGAAAAGAAGGAGTTGGAAGATTATTTGGGCTATCAATTGGCTAATAAAGAGGCTACGTATGGTATTACAACACCTCAGAATGGAGCAAATAATCGTCTGACCGATTTGATTCTGACTGCTTATCGAAAGACAGGCAAGCAAGTGGTTGTGCTCATCGATGAGTATGATGCTCCTTTGTTGGATGTAGTACACGAGGATACTTCCTTGCAGGTTCTTCGCAACGTTATGCGCAATTTCTATAGTCCATTGAAAATGTGCGAGCCTTATCTCCGCTTTGTCTTCTTGACGGGTATCACCAAGTTCTCGCAGATGAGTATCTTTAGCGAACTGAATAATATTTCGAATGTGAGCATGTTGCCTCAGTATGCGGGAATTTGTGGTATCACCAAGGAAGAACTGGAGACCCAAATGTCCGCAGATATTGATGCTTTGGGCGAGAAGTTGGGCAAGACAAGAAAAGAGACGTTGGCGGCTCTCGGGGAATATTATGATGGTTATCATTTTGCGAGTGAATCTCCTGACGTATTCAATCCATTCAGCTTGCTCAATGCCATGACAAATGGTAATTTGGATTACTATTGGTTTGCCTCTGGTACACCTACTTACTTGATCAACATGCTCAACAAGTTCCAGGTGATGCCATCTGAGATAGGTGGCTGTGAGGCAGATAAGTCGGAGTTTGATGCTCCAACCGAGAAGATGACCACCATCATGCCGTTGCTCTATCAGAGTGGCTACATCACCATCAAGGGCTATGACCCAGAGACGGAACTCTATCTCTTAGACATACCGAACAAGGAGATTCGTGTGGGTTTGTATCGTAGTCTTTTACCTTATTATATAGGTATGAATACGGTGAAGGGTACCACCACAATCGCCAAGATGTCTGCTGCCATTCGTCATAACAAGATAGATGAGGCTCTGGAAATGCTCCAGACTTATCTCGGCACGATTCCTTATTGCGACAATACGGATTATGAGGGGCATTATCAGCAGATGATGTATGTCATCTTCTCCATCCTCGACAATTATGTGGATGTAGAGGTTCACACGCCAAAGGGACGTGTCGATATGGTGCTCCGTACTGCCACCCATCTCTACCTCTTTGAATTGAAATTAAACCAAAGTGCTGATGTGGCAATGAAACAGATAGACTTGAAGGAGTATGCGAAGCGTTTCGCCCTCTGCGGTCTTCCAATCGTGAAGGTAGGCATCAACTTTGATGTGGAGACGCATACCATCAAGGATTGGAAGGTAGAAGATTAA
- a CDS encoding C-GCAxxG-C-C family protein, with the protein MMNEQKILTPEFEARVHQAVDNFMQGYGCCQSVVAAFADLYGLDDEMAKRIGAGFGGGVGRMRMMCGAVSGIVVLVGLDCGQTEGDDREGKSACYKVVQDLLAKSKEQNGSIICAEILGLKGHEKAQSSYVASARTAEYYKSRPCAAKVESAARIFAEYLMEKK; encoded by the coding sequence ATGATGAATGAACAGAAAATATTGACTCCAGAGTTTGAGGCGCGTGTTCACCAGGCTGTGGATAACTTTATGCAGGGCTATGGCTGCTGCCAGTCGGTAGTGGCTGCCTTTGCCGATTTATATGGTCTTGATGATGAGATGGCGAAGCGCATTGGTGCCGGCTTCGGTGGTGGAGTAGGCAGAATGAGAATGATGTGCGGTGCCGTTTCGGGCATCGTGGTGCTCGTTGGCTTGGATTGTGGACAGACCGAGGGGGATGACCGTGAGGGCAAGTCGGCATGCTATAAGGTGGTGCAGGATTTGCTCGCCAAATCGAAGGAGCAGAACGGCAGTATCATCTGTGCCGAGATTCTAGGCTTGAAGGGCCACGAGAAAGCGCAGTCCAGCTATGTGGCTTCGGCAAGAACGGCAGAATATTACAAGTCTCGCCCTTGCGCAGCCAAAGTAGAGAGTGCTGCAAGAATCTTCGCAGAATATCTGATGGAGAAAAAATAA
- a CDS encoding penicillin-binding transpeptidase domain-containing protein, with protein sequence MMKKIFFAAFVLLIVMGFAACSNKQVPVSTVNLQLQNSVDSLLKQGMGEYGATEGMAIVVETSTGNLRAMVGLKENSGKLVSDTTLFSKARETFLFRSASLLAALETGNVSLDDMFDTYAGIDVVGQDTIYDHNWRKGGYGELTLLQGLAYNSSIAIDKAVDVAYQDKDVFLQKLEQMGLVKDSTFKGSWPLYALGFHHIKPVNFVSFFNAIANGGEMVSLKSQDSSAIVVDSMIAEKKNIESMKKAFRFYVTNGLGKKAESKMVNVAGTSGTIHTDDGIYADFCGYFPIEKPKYTVFVSYKRPEIPVSGGGMAGQTFRKIAEQIMKTCK encoded by the coding sequence ATGATGAAGAAAATATTTTTTGCAGCATTCGTGTTGCTTATCGTGATGGGATTTGCAGCTTGTTCTAATAAACAAGTTCCTGTAAGTACAGTCAATCTTCAGTTACAGAACTCTGTTGACAGTTTGCTCAAACAGGGAATGGGAGAGTATGGCGCTACGGAAGGTATGGCAATTGTGGTGGAGACATCGACTGGTAATCTCAGGGCGATGGTAGGGTTGAAGGAGAATAGTGGAAAACTTGTTTCAGATACCACCTTATTTTCCAAGGCTCGCGAAACATTTCTTTTCAGAAGTGCATCCCTGCTTGCTGCTCTTGAAACAGGAAATGTATCGCTGGACGATATGTTTGATACTTATGCCGGTATTGATGTTGTTGGGCAGGATACCATCTATGACCATAATTGGAGAAAGGGTGGATATGGGGAATTGACTCTTCTGCAAGGATTAGCATACAATTCCAGTATTGCCATTGACAAGGCTGTAGATGTGGCTTATCAAGATAAAGATGTCTTCTTGCAAAAACTGGAGCAAATGGGATTAGTGAAGGATTCTACTTTCAAAGGTTCCTGGCCCTTGTATGCTTTGGGCTTCCACCATATAAAGCCAGTCAATTTTGTGAGCTTCTTCAATGCCATCGCCAATGGAGGTGAAATGGTTAGTCTGAAATCGCAGGATAGTTCTGCTATCGTGGTTGACTCTATGATTGCAGAAAAGAAGAATATCGAATCCATGAAGAAGGCTTTTAGGTTCTATGTTACAAATGGCTTGGGCAAGAAGGCAGAATCAAAAATGGTCAATGTGGCTGGTACCTCTGGAACTATCCATACGGATGATGGCATCTATGCTGACTTCTGTGGTTACTTCCCCATAGAGAAGCCGAAATACACGGTATTCGTCAGCTATAAAAGACCGGAGATTCCGGTTTCCGGAGGAGGTATGGCAGGACAAACATTTAGAAAGATTGCAGAACAGATAATGAAAACTTGTAAGTAG
- a CDS encoding TerC family protein, translated as MEHVFTESMFLVGFVIFIAAILVLDMLVIDRKAHVVSIKEAGSWTAVWIILALAFAVFIYFHGDMVHGIENFDDLKLIASRYASHLKLDPNDYEGSLQQYRHYMTISYISGYLIEKTLSVDNLFVMMMIFTSFGVDKKDYQHVLNWGILGAIVLRFVFIFAGAALISRFAWILLVFGGFLVYSGTKMFLNRNKKEEINALEHPVVQFMQKRLHLGPLVMTVVFIEFCDLIFAFDSIPAVFSVSLDPFVVFFSNIFAILGLRALFFLLAAIADKFRYLKVGVSVLLVFIGVKMLIHDFFEIDAVSSLVFIILVLLVSIGASVMIPQKQEALENTK; from the coding sequence ATGGAACATGTTTTTACTGAATCGATGTTTTTGGTGGGATTCGTGATTTTCATCGCTGCCATACTCGTATTAGACATGCTGGTCATCGACCGAAAGGCACATGTGGTGTCTATCAAGGAAGCCGGTTCATGGACGGCTGTATGGATTATTCTCGCGCTCGCCTTCGCCGTATTCATCTATTTTCATGGCGACATGGTGCACGGCATCGAGAACTTCGACGACCTGAAGCTGATAGCCTCGCGCTATGCTTCGCATCTCAAACTGGACCCGAACGACTATGAGGGAAGTCTGCAGCAATACCGGCACTATATGACCATCTCCTACATCTCGGGTTATCTGATAGAGAAAACGCTCTCGGTAGATAATCTCTTCGTGATGATGATGATTTTCACCTCGTTCGGAGTAGACAAGAAAGATTACCAGCACGTACTGAACTGGGGTATCCTGGGAGCCATCGTACTGCGCTTCGTCTTCATCTTTGCGGGTGCTGCGCTCATCAGCCGTTTTGCCTGGATATTACTCGTATTCGGAGGATTCCTGGTTTACAGCGGTACCAAGATGTTCCTCAACAGGAACAAGAAGGAGGAAATCAATGCTCTGGAGCATCCGGTAGTGCAGTTCATGCAGAAGCGCCTGCATCTGGGTCCGCTGGTGATGACGGTGGTTTTCATCGAGTTCTGCGACCTGATTTTCGCCTTCGACAGCATCCCAGCCGTATTCTCGGTATCGCTCGACCCGTTCGTGGTGTTCTTCTCGAATATCTTCGCCATCCTGGGCTTGCGTGCCCTCTTCTTCCTGCTGGCAGCGATAGCAGACAAGTTCCGCTATCTGAAAGTGGGTGTGAGTGTGCTGCTGGTGTTCATCGGTGTGAAGATGCTCATCCACGATTTCTTCGAGATTGATGCAGTCAGTTCGCTGGTATTCATCATCCTCGTACTGCTCGTCAGCATCGGGGCTTCGGTGATGATTCCGCAGAAACAGGAAGCGTTGGAAAATACGAAATAA
- a CDS encoding AAA family ATPase, giving the protein MLERFKQLLGEMNRGIYEKETEISLSLLAALAGESIILLGPPGVAKSMVARQLKTAFREAQSFEYLMSRFSTPDEIFGPVSIQKLKTSDTYERAVEGYLPTADVVFLDEIWKAGPAIQNTLLTVINEKIFRNGNREMHLPLKLLVAASNELPAKGEGLEALWDRFVIRIESRPIKLEKNFRAMLLEVKSEEQRASEVKSEERGVKEQSSAAEGKANSNAITAEEYAGWTERIDKIGVKIEVLDAISAIRKSLRAVNVDEAAERRNIYVSDRRWKNIVRLLRTSAFMQDREEVDICDLLPIYHCLWQEPEERDAIRNIVIRALFSPFADKLVEMKNALAEDIKYHRVRRNPEDGRDYEGEIETLSDGLTSLEKQLGENLFASADDKAEISAYLRDFYKELAFTRQDTMKLYEF; this is encoded by the coding sequence ATGCTTGAAAGATTCAAACAATTACTCGGTGAGATGAACCGGGGCATTTATGAGAAGGAGACGGAGATATCGCTCTCGCTCCTGGCAGCTCTGGCAGGTGAGAGTATCATCCTGCTTGGACCTCCGGGTGTGGCAAAGAGTATGGTAGCCAGACAGTTGAAGACGGCATTCAGGGAGGCTCAGAGCTTTGAGTATCTGATGTCACGATTTTCTACACCCGATGAAATCTTCGGTCCGGTGAGCATTCAGAAACTGAAGACTTCGGATACTTACGAGCGTGCGGTGGAGGGGTATCTGCCTACTGCCGATGTGGTTTTCCTGGATGAAATCTGGAAGGCGGGTCCTGCTATCCAGAACACGCTCCTTACGGTGATTAACGAGAAAATCTTCAGAAACGGCAATCGGGAAATGCATCTTCCTCTGAAACTTCTCGTGGCTGCAAGTAATGAGTTGCCGGCTAAGGGAGAAGGACTGGAGGCACTCTGGGACCGATTCGTCATCAGAATAGAGAGTAGACCGATAAAACTGGAGAAGAATTTCCGGGCGATGCTCTTGGAAGTGAAGAGTGAAGAACAGAGAGCTTCTGAAGTGAAGAGTGAAGAACGAGGAGTGAAAGAACAAAGTTCGGCGGCCGAAGGAAAAGCGAATTCAAATGCTATTACTGCTGAGGAGTATGCAGGATGGACGGAGCGTATCGATAAGATTGGCGTGAAAATCGAGGTGCTCGATGCGATTTCTGCCATCCGTAAATCTCTGAGAGCCGTGAATGTGGATGAGGCTGCCGAGCGCAGAAACATCTATGTGAGTGACCGAAGATGGAAGAATATCGTCCGCCTGCTTCGCACTTCAGCCTTTATGCAGGATAGGGAAGAGGTGGATATCTGCGATTTGCTGCCTATCTATCATTGTCTATGGCAGGAACCGGAAGAGCGGGATGCTATCCGAAACATCGTGATCCGTGCCCTCTTTTCTCCTTTTGCAGATAAACTCGTGGAGATGAAGAATGCGCTTGCTGAGGATATTAAGTATCATCGTGTACGCAGGAATCCGGAGGATGGAAGGGATTACGAGGGGGAGATAGAAACTCTTTCGGATGGCTTGACCTCGCTGGAAAAGCAGTTGGGCGAGAATCTCTTCGCATCAGCTGATGATAAGGCGGAAATATCGGCTTATCTCCGTGATTTCTATAAGGAGTTGGCATTTACCCGTCAGGATACGATGAAACTCTATGAGTTTTAA
- a CDS encoding glycoside hydrolase family 25 protein: MKKGLKYTLVSLGSLVVLAGIGLGIMYVVSPYKVKRWVGIASSYSDVFVDRLKGQPYTRGGYDGIDVSKHNGVIKWKEIAKNKRIKFVYIRATHGKGYVDRHYRRNIRLARKYGLKVGSYHLMSAGSSVTAQFRDFQKMVKKSEQDLIPVLDVEEKGIQGRWKGRQLQDSIQVFADLVKKHYGKYPIIYSNESFYNKEMGAKFNRYYLFIANYNSRQPSIDGRGKCNIWQYSETGHLHGIGERVDLSRFMNGTTIKDLML, encoded by the coding sequence ATGAAGAAAGGATTAAAATATACTTTGGTTTCCTTAGGCAGCCTGGTCGTTTTGGCTGGTATTGGTCTGGGAATCATGTATGTGGTGTCGCCATATAAGGTGAAGCGATGGGTGGGCATCGCTTCATCTTATTCTGATGTGTTCGTTGATAGATTGAAAGGGCAACCTTATACTCGTGGCGGATATGACGGCATTGATGTTTCGAAACACAATGGAGTTATCAAGTGGAAGGAAATAGCGAAGAACAAGCGAATCAAGTTCGTTTATATCAGAGCTACACATGGTAAGGGATATGTGGATCGACATTATCGCCGAAATATCAGACTGGCTCGTAAATATGGGTTGAAGGTAGGATCTTATCATCTGATGTCTGCCGGCTCTTCAGTAACTGCTCAGTTCCGAGATTTCCAAAAGATGGTGAAGAAGAGTGAGCAGGACTTGATTCCTGTATTGGATGTGGAGGAGAAAGGCATCCAGGGAAGATGGAAGGGACGACAGCTGCAGGATAGCATACAGGTGTTTGCTGACTTGGTGAAGAAACACTATGGTAAGTATCCTATCATCTATAGCAACGAGAGCTTCTATAATAAGGAGATGGGGGCGAAGTTCAATCGCTATTATCTCTTCATCGCCAATTATAACTCCAGACAACCCTCTATCGACGGCAGAGGAAAGTGTAATATCTGGCAGTATTCAGAAACCGGACATTTGCATGGTATTGGAGAAAGGGTAGATTTAAGCAGATTCATGAATGGTACAACCATCAAGGATTTGATGCTATAG
- a CDS encoding vWA domain-containing protein: MKYQNNKDLAEAQYYLKMLDDFCKSGQVKIPDPTGTAMPWNLKEDPLKDYLIHLFTLKVTIEETGEEVQKFVRQVVNSKIKSKVFYDSVGKFIVECVHHMRFQRQRAWTESHRADEVLDWAPFKRMDELVWLPLLDQLVQEHAEYGFDKPFFLKLMTGDGASKPENWERLVRDWKVCIEHQVLNKLKDFISLRQNNFETGLVRMMDQITRNMKTKGVSEQRAVQAWELMTNGWTETEFERRLNQVKIQDKYPEIKEIVAKMGRVADANGKDRLTIASGVEMKMEHSAGSDIEGITVGDDLNSLLPLELAQYSDEDMEGLFIYKYRTRRLQTFRYKSEMSKPSRKLGFTHASRKGPMIVCLDTSASMYGTPERISSTLISLLEETAEDLERDCFLIDFSVSTRAIDLMAKRKAERLKRIGITMMESAETDAAPSDGDGQAHTGRGIRRQPTTTHLPFIGGGTSAKKMMNQMFELLDNDGLHYVNADVLWITDFLIPDPPQQLLSRFREYKETGTRFYGIRIVRDDDKEPNAWKEYFNQIYTIRYRPLRRY; encoded by the coding sequence ATGAAATACCAGAATAATAAAGATTTGGCGGAGGCACAGTATTACTTGAAGATGCTGGATGACTTCTGCAAGTCGGGACAGGTGAAGATTCCTGATCCGACAGGCACCGCCATGCCTTGGAATTTGAAGGAAGACCCGCTGAAGGATTATCTCATTCATCTCTTTACCCTGAAAGTAACCATAGAAGAAACTGGCGAAGAGGTGCAGAAATTCGTGCGACAGGTGGTGAACAGCAAAATCAAGAGCAAGGTGTTCTATGATAGCGTGGGAAAATTCATCGTGGAATGCGTTCATCACATGCGATTCCAGCGCCAGCGTGCCTGGACCGAGAGTCATCGGGCAGATGAGGTGCTCGATTGGGCTCCCTTCAAGCGGATGGATGAACTGGTGTGGCTCCCTTTGCTCGACCAGCTGGTACAGGAACATGCTGAATATGGGTTCGATAAGCCTTTCTTCCTCAAGCTGATGACTGGAGACGGGGCTTCGAAACCCGAAAACTGGGAAAGGCTGGTAAGAGACTGGAAGGTCTGCATCGAACATCAGGTATTGAACAAGTTAAAGGACTTTATCTCGCTCCGTCAGAACAACTTCGAAACAGGACTGGTGCGCATGATGGACCAGATAACCCGCAACATGAAGACGAAGGGCGTTTCGGAACAGCGCGCCGTACAAGCCTGGGAACTGATGACGAACGGATGGACTGAAACGGAGTTTGAACGCCGTCTGAACCAGGTGAAGATTCAGGATAAATATCCCGAAATCAAGGAAATTGTGGCGAAGATGGGACGAGTAGCCGATGCCAACGGCAAAGACCGGCTCACCATCGCATCGGGCGTAGAGATGAAGATGGAGCATTCAGCGGGTAGCGATATCGAGGGCATTACCGTGGGCGATGATCTCAACTCCCTTCTCCCGCTCGAACTGGCACAGTACAGTGACGAGGATATGGAGGGCCTCTTTATCTATAAGTATCGCACGCGAAGACTCCAGACCTTCCGTTATAAGAGCGAAATGTCGAAACCATCCCGCAAACTGGGCTTTACCCATGCCTCCCGCAAGGGTCCAATGATCGTCTGTCTGGACACCTCAGCCAGTATGTATGGCACGCCCGAAAGGATATCCTCAACCCTCATCTCTCTGCTGGAAGAAACGGCAGAAGATCTGGAGCGAGACTGCTTCCTGATAGATTTCTCCGTCAGTACCCGTGCCATCGACCTGATGGCGAAGCGGAAGGCAGAGCGCCTGAAGAGAATCGGAATCACTATGATGGAATCAGCCGAAACAGATGCAGCTCCGTCCGACGGAGACGGACAGGCGCATACCGGACGAGGCATCCGGCGGCAGCCTACCACAACCCACCTTCCATTTATCGGCGGCGGAACTTCGGCAAAGAAGATGATGAACCAGATGTTCGAACTTCTCGACAACGACGGTCTTCATTACGTGAATGCTGATGTGCTTTGGATTACCGACTTCCTGATTCCCGATCCGCCACAGCAGCTGCTGTCCAGATTCCGGGAATACAAGGAGACGGGTACCCGATTCTATGGCATCCGCATCGTGCGTGATGATGACAAGGAGCCGAACGCCTGGAAGGAGTACTTCAATCAGATTTATACCATCCGGTACCGGCCGCTGCGAAGATATTAA
- a CDS encoding aspartate-semialdehyde dehydrogenase, with translation MKVAIVGASGAVGQEFLRILAERNFPMDDLVLFGSERSAGRKYNFKGKDYEVKLLQHNDDFKDVDIAFTSAGGGTSEEFAETITKYGAVMIDNSSAFRMCDDVPLVVPEVNAEDALNRPRNIIANPNCTTIMMVVVLKPIDNLSHIKKIHISSYQSASGAGAAAMAELEQQYKDILETGKTDHISKFPHQLAYNVIPQIDKMTPNDYTKEEMKMYNETRKIMHSDVRTSATCVRVSSLRSHSESVWFETEKPLAVEDIRKALEAAPGVTVKDDAQNYVYPMPLESAGKDDVYVGRIRKDLADDNGNTLWLTGDQIRKGAALNAVQIAEYLIKVGNVK, from the coding sequence ATGAAAGTAGCAATTGTTGGTGCAAGTGGCGCAGTAGGACAGGAATTCCTGCGTATCCTTGCCGAGAGAAATTTCCCTATGGATGATTTGGTGTTGTTTGGTTCTGAGCGTTCTGCTGGACGAAAATACAACTTCAAGGGAAAGGACTATGAGGTCAAACTTTTGCAGCATAACGATGACTTTAAAGATGTCGATATTGCTTTCACATCTGCTGGTGGCGGCACTTCAGAGGAGTTTGCCGAGACTATCACCAAGTATGGTGCCGTGATGATTGATAACTCTAGCGCATTCCGTATGTGCGACGACGTGCCTCTGGTTGTGCCTGAGGTAAATGCTGAGGATGCCCTGAACCGCCCTCGCAACATCATCGCCAACCCTAACTGTACCACCATCATGATGGTAGTAGTGTTGAAGCCTATCGATAACTTGAGCCATATCAAGAAGATTCATATCTCTTCTTACCAGAGTGCTTCAGGTGCTGGTGCTGCTGCCATGGCTGAACTTGAGCAGCAGTATAAGGATATCCTTGAGACTGGTAAGACCGATCATATCAGCAAGTTCCCTCATCAGTTGGCATATAATGTCATCCCACAGATTGACAAGATGACTCCTAACGATTACACCAAGGAGGAGATGAAGATGTATAACGAGACCCGCAAGATTATGCACTCTGATGTTCGTACCAGTGCTACCTGCGTTCGCGTTTCTTCACTCCGTTCTCACTCAGAGAGTGTTTGGTTCGAGACAGAGAAGCCATTGGCAGTAGAGGACATCCGCAAGGCTTTGGAGGCTGCTCCAGGCGTAACTGTAAAGGATGATGCCCAGAACTACGTTTATCCAATGCCATTGGAGAGTGCCGGTAAGGACGATGTATATGTAGGTCGTATCCGCAAGGATTTGGCTGATGACAATGGTAACACATTGTGGTTGACTGGCGACCAGATTCGTAAGGGTGCTGCCCTGAACGCTGTTCAGATTGCTGAGTACTTGATTAAGGTGGGCAACGTAAAGTAA
- a CDS encoding DUF1810 domain-containing protein, whose translation MNFLKLSVTFVKSLSALFVPGKCPKRIDHEKIVAGESLASDSTPSDIIGYLKTQQPHYDLLRFLDAQEVAYTQALSELKGGRKQSHWIWYIFPQQKGLGHSYNSKYYGLDGEGEARAYVDHEILGDRLRECCKALLLHKDKDIKYIMGSEIDVLKLKTSMRLFNKVSPNDVFEEVLDAFFLNHSE comes from the coding sequence ATGAATTTTTTGAAATTAAGTGTCACTTTTGTGAAGTCTTTGAGTGCTTTATTCGTTCCCGGTAAATGCCCCAAACGAATTGATCATGAGAAAATTGTTGCTGGTGAAAGCTTAGCGTCCGATTCTACACCTTCGGACATTATCGGATATCTAAAGACTCAGCAGCCACACTATGATCTCTTGCGTTTCCTGGATGCACAGGAGGTTGCCTATACCCAGGCATTAAGTGAACTGAAAGGAGGTAGAAAACAAAGCCATTGGATATGGTATATCTTCCCGCAACAGAAGGGACTCGGACATAGTTACAATTCAAAATACTATGGCTTGGATGGCGAGGGTGAAGCCAGAGCCTATGTTGACCATGAAATTCTGGGTGATAGACTCCGTGAATGCTGCAAGGCGCTCTTGCTCCACAAGGATAAGGACATCAAATATATCATGGGAAGCGAAATTGACGTGCTGAAACTCAAAACTTCTATGCGTCTCTTCAATAAAGTGAGTCCTAATGATGTGTTTGAGGAAGTATTGGATGCATTCTTTTTAAACCATTCAGAATAG
- a CDS encoding L-fucose/L-arabinose isomerase family protein, translating into MVSNNIPQVKLGIIAVSRDCFPIALSTQRRENIVKEYKGEIFNCQTTVENEKDMLKALGEVKEQGCNALVVFLGNFGPETPETLIAKNFDGPCMFVAAAEGDGDMINGRGDAYCGMLNCSYNLGMRHLKGYIPEYPVGTAEDVAKMIQDFVPVARVILGLKGLKIITFGPRPQDFFACNAPIKGLYELGVEIEENSELDLLVAYKEHENDPRIDEVCADMAKEMGEGCYYPDLSRRMAQFELTLLDWAEAHKGSRQYVAFADKCWPAFPSQFGFEPCYVNSRLVSRGIPVACEVDIYGALSEYIGMCASDDTVTLLDINNSVPKYIYDEDIQGKYDYKLTDTFMGFHCGNTPQCKMCSSRKIKYQLIQNRLLENGGKPDFTRGTLEGDIAASDITFYRLQCDSEGNLRSYIAEGEVLDVPTRSFGGIGIFAIKEMGRFYRHVLIQKGYPHHGAVAFSHVGKTLFEVFKYLGIKDIAYNQPASLPYPTENPWK; encoded by the coding sequence ATGGTAAGCAACAACATTCCACAAGTAAAGCTCGGTATTATTGCCGTTAGCCGTGACTGTTTTCCAATCGCGCTTTCTACTCAGCGCCGTGAGAACATCGTAAAAGAGTACAAGGGTGAAATTTTCAACTGCCAGACTACAGTTGAGAACGAGAAAGATATGCTCAAGGCTTTGGGCGAAGTGAAAGAGCAGGGCTGCAACGCTTTGGTTGTATTCCTCGGTAACTTCGGTCCTGAGACTCCTGAGACTTTGATTGCAAAGAACTTCGATGGTCCTTGCATGTTTGTTGCAGCTGCTGAGGGTGACGGCGACATGATCAATGGTCGTGGCGACGCTTACTGCGGTATGCTCAACTGCTCTTACAATCTTGGCATGCGCCACCTGAAGGGTTACATCCCTGAGTATCCTGTAGGTACAGCAGAGGACGTAGCTAAGATGATTCAGGACTTCGTACCAGTAGCTCGCGTTATCCTCGGTTTGAAGGGCTTGAAGATTATCACCTTCGGTCCACGTCCACAGGACTTCTTCGCTTGTAACGCTCCTATCAAGGGCTTGTACGAACTCGGTGTTGAGATTGAGGAGAACTCAGAGCTCGACCTTCTCGTAGCTTACAAGGAGCACGAGAACGACCCACGTATCGACGAGGTTTGTGCTGATATGGCCAAGGAGATGGGCGAAGGCTGCTACTATCCTGACCTCAGCCGCAGAATGGCACAGTTTGAGTTGACATTGCTCGACTGGGCAGAGGCTCACAAGGGTTCTCGCCAGTATGTAGCATTCGCTGACAAGTGCTGGCCTGCATTCCCAAGTCAGTTCGGTTTCGAGCCTTGCTATGTAAACAGCCGTCTCGTTAGCCGCGGCATTCCTGTAGCTTGCGAGGTAGATATCTATGGTGCGCTCTCTGAGTACATCGGTATGTGTGCTTCTGACGACACCGTTACATTGCTCGATATCAACAACTCAGTTCCTAAGTACATCTACGATGAGGATATTCAGGGCAAGTACGACTATAAGTTGACTGATACCTTCATGGGCTTCCACTGCGGTAACACTCCTCAGTGCAAGATGTGCTCTAGCCGTAAGATTAAGTATCAGCTCATCCAGAACCGTTTGTTGGAGAATGGTGGTAAACCAGACTTCACCCGTGGTACTTTGGAGGGTGATATCGCAGCTTCTGACATCACATTCTACCGTCTGCAGTGCGATTCTGAGGGCAACCTCCGCAGCTACATCGCAGAGGGTGAGGTTCTCGATGTTCCTACCCGTTCATTCGGTGGTATCGGTATCTTCGCCATCAAAGAGATGGGCCGCTTCTATCGTCACGTATTGATTCAGAAGGGTTATCCACACCACGGAGCCGTAGCATTCTCTCACGTAGGTAAGACCTTGTTCGAGGTATTCAAGTATCTCGGCATCAAGGATATCGCTTACAACCAGCCAGCTAGTCTGCCTTACCCAACAGAGAATCCTTGGAAGTAA